The Subtercola sp. PAMC28395 genome segment GCCCAGTCGATTGTCGCAGCGGTGCAGTCGGCGAGCTTTCTCTACCCTGTCTGGGCTGTGAGTGTTCCGTCCGTCCTCTTTGCGCTGCTATTGCTCGTGGTCGTCGCCTCTGTGATCAATCGCGGGGTCACACTGCTCATGACCGCGTTCGCTCTCGTCTACCTCGTCGCCCTCGCCCTGGTGCCGCTGAGCGTCGAGAACCTCGGAGCCGCGCACTTCTCGCAGCCGTGGCTCTGGTACCTCGTCACGCTCGGCATGGCCTTCACTGCGCTGGTCTGGCCCACCAGGTGGGCCATCACCTTCGCGGCATTCGTGACGGCCGAGTACATGGTCATCCGAACACTGCCCGCCGGCGGCGGTGCCGCCCCCCAGCTGGCGATTCTCGACGGCCTCTACGTTCTGCTCATCGGTGCGTTCATGATCATGCTCATCACCACGTTGCGGGTCGCGGCCGACCGGGTGGATGCCGCCCAGCTCACCGCGACCCAGCAGGTCGCGCGGGCCGCCCGCCACCACGCGGTCGAATTCGAAAGAGCGAAAGTCGACGCTCTCGTGCACGACACCGTGCTCGCGACCCTCATCGCCGCGGCGAAGGCCGTCACGCCCGCCGAGCGTGAGCGGGCCGCTCGAATGGCACAGTCTTCGCTGCAGACGTTGCAGCACGCCCCGATCGCCTTTGATCCCGATTCCGAGGTGAGCCTACGGGCGTTCTCTGACCGGCTGGCCGCAGCCATCATCCTGTTGAGCCCGCGCATCACCTTCACTGTCGGTCAGCTCGACGATCGGGGGGTGCCCGGCCGCGTGGCAGACGCCCTCTTCTCCGCTGCGATCCAGGCTCTCATCAACAGCCTGCAGCACGCAGGGCCGGGCACAGCTGAGCCTGACCGGGTTGCGAGGTCGGTCACGCTGCAGGTTGCCCCCCGAAACGAGATCACCATCCGGGTGAGCGATTCCGGAATCGGGTTCGACACCGCGGCCGTGCCGTCCGAGCGCCTGGGCCTCAGAGTGTCGATACGAGAGCGCGTCGAGGCCGTCGGGGGCAGCGTGAGCATCGAATCGGCGCCGGGTCGCGGGGCATCCGTCATCATCGAGTGGAAGGACTACCAGCGCTCATGATCTCGCTGCCCCGGGCCTTCGCGATCGTTCTGGCGGCCCTCTTCTCCGCCTACCACCTGGTACTCGCCACCTATTCGATCGGCACCGCCCACTCGCCGTGGCCGGTGCTGCTCGCCATGGTGATCTACGCGGGGCTGACGGTGGTGAGCCTCTGGCCGACAAGCCCGCTTCAGAT includes the following:
- a CDS encoding sensor histidine kinase; translated protein: MNRLRGAISRSSVDLIMVRAAALFALLFAAQSIVAAVQSASFLYPVWAVSVPSVLFALLLLVVVASVINRGVTLLMTAFALVYLVALALVPLSVENLGAAHFSQPWLWYLVTLGMAFTALVWPTRWAITFAAFVTAEYMVIRTLPAGGGAAPQLAILDGLYVLLIGAFMIMLITTLRVAADRVDAAQLTATQQVARAARHHAVEFERAKVDALVHDTVLATLIAAAKAVTPAERERAARMAQSSLQTLQHAPIAFDPDSEVSLRAFSDRLAAAIILLSPRITFTVGQLDDRGVPGRVADALFSAAIQALINSLQHAGPGTAEPDRVARSVTLQVAPRNEITIRVSDSGIGFDTAAVPSERLGLRVSIRERVEAVGGSVSIESAPGRGASVIIEWKDYQRS